Proteins encoded by one window of Blautia faecicola:
- a CDS encoding BlaR1 family beta-lactam sensor/signal transducer, protein MIYFSFRFLLCNAIICIFLGSLLGLKNLLQRQLSARMQYNLSIIFLAVLIVPFLPINSAPSSISWRHLLTASSSTNGDIQTTFLSGNGYNLDKINDFAVSVSTQIPTFIHTLLVFFWSIGIFIMFFLLYRSVKQVKALHSSALPLQNEELNALYIECLNEVNSKHTIPIYSTAFLKSPVLAGFLHPRIYLPIHLISDFNAGTISSTDIRYMLLHELQHYKHKDILIGYLINTVNVFYWFNPLIWYFLKRIRQERELACDSAVLQLLKETEYKSYGNTLINFAETIALSPFPLTMGISGNIKQLKGRILNIASFHQPTFKQKIRGYLICIFVSTIIIGCIPILSVYASDQTGYHFDTTEKNITQLNLSSNFGDYTGSFVLYDQSADRWNIYNMDHASTRVSPNSTYKIYDALLGLESGIITPEHSTFTWNGEPYPFHSWEADQDLTSAIHNSVNWYFQAIDSQAGFEAVRTFLQTINYGNQNTGTNLNLYWTDFSLKISPIEQVELLQNFYQNNFHFDSKNIQAVKKALLLSTTSSGSLYGKTGTGRVNGKDVNGWFIGYIETANNTYYFATNIQSSSGATGSQATKITESVLSNLGIWK, encoded by the coding sequence TTGATATATTTTAGTTTTCGATTTTTACTCTGTAATGCCATCATTTGTATTTTTTTAGGTAGTTTACTGGGATTAAAAAATTTATTGCAAAGGCAATTATCCGCACGTATGCAATATAATCTTTCGATTATATTTCTTGCCGTTCTAATTGTTCCCTTTTTACCGATAAACTCTGCCCCATCTTCTATATCGTGGAGACATTTGCTGACAGCCAGTTCAAGTACCAATGGTGACATTCAAACCACTTTTCTTTCTGGTAATGGTTATAATTTGGATAAAATAAATGATTTTGCTGTCTCTGTCAGCACCCAAATACCAACTTTTATTCACACATTACTTGTATTTTTCTGGAGTATCGGTATATTCATAATGTTTTTTCTTCTCTACCGCTCAGTAAAACAAGTAAAAGCCTTACATAGTTCTGCTTTACCTCTTCAAAATGAAGAACTAAACGCTCTTTATATAGAATGTTTAAACGAAGTGAACAGCAAGCATACCATTCCGATTTATAGTACAGCATTTTTGAAATCTCCTGTTTTGGCTGGTTTCCTGCATCCTCGCATTTATCTTCCAATTCACTTGATTTCAGATTTTAACGCTGGAACTATAAGTTCAACTGATATTCGATATATGCTTCTTCATGAACTGCAGCACTACAAGCATAAAGATATTCTAATTGGATATTTGATAAATACAGTAAATGTTTTCTACTGGTTCAATCCCCTAATCTGGTATTTTCTAAAAAGAATACGACAGGAACGGGAACTTGCCTGCGACAGTGCTGTATTACAATTATTAAAAGAAACAGAATACAAGTCATATGGAAATACACTGATTAACTTTGCCGAAACAATAGCTCTGTCTCCATTCCCTCTTACTATGGGAATCAGTGGAAATATAAAACAGTTAAAAGGACGCATTTTAAATATTGCATCATTCCACCAACCTACTTTTAAACAAAAAATTCGTGGATATCTTATATGCATATTCGTCTCTACTATCATCATTGGATGCATTCCCATACTTTCTGTTTATGCTTCTGATCAGACTGGCTATCATTTTGACACAACCGAAAAGAATATTACTCAGCTAAATCTTTCTTCCAATTTTGGGGACTACACCGGAAGTTTTGTTTTATATGATCAGTCTGCTGATAGATGGAATATTTATAATATGGATCATGCTTCCACACGTGTATCACCGAATTCGACTTATAAAATATATGATGCATTACTTGGCTTGGAATCCGGAATTATTACACCAGAACATTCCACTTTCACATGGAATGGAGAACCATATCCTTTTCATTCATGGGAAGCCGATCAAGATTTAACCTCGGCTATACATAATTCCGTAAACTGGTATTTTCAGGCAATTGATTCACAGGCAGGTTTTGAAGCCGTAAGAACATTTTTACAGACAATAAACTATGGGAATCAGAATACTGGAACAAATCTAAATCTCTATTGGACAGATTTCTCTCTGAAGATATCACCTATAGAACAGGTGGAATTGTTACAGAATTTCTATCAAAATAATTTTCATTTTGACAGTAAAAATATCCAGGCAGTAAAAAAAGCCCTGCTACTTTCCACTACTTCTTCCGGTTCTCTTTACGGGAAAACAGGAAC
- a CDS encoding BlaI/MecI/CopY family transcriptional regulator — MSNLPQISEAEFEVMKIVWKYAPISTNEITEKLTQISSWSPKTIQTLIKRLVSKKALTYEKQSRVFVYTPLVKEDEYIRQESNSFLKRYYNGNITSMLASYIEDDKLSEEDIASLRNLLSNH; from the coding sequence ATGAGCAATCTGCCTCAAATTTCAGAAGCTGAATTTGAAGTTATGAAAATCGTTTGGAAATACGCACCAATCAGCACCAATGAAATTACTGAAAAATTAACACAAATTTCCAGTTGGAGTCCTAAAACAATTCAGACATTGATTAAACGTCTCGTTTCTAAAAAAGCACTAACCTATGAAAAACAAAGCCGGGTTTTTGTCTATACTCCATTGGTCAAGGAAGACGAATATATTCGGCAGGAAAGTAATTCTTTTTTAAAGCGATATTATAATGGTAATATCACTTCTATGCTTGCCTCTTACATTGAGGATGATAAATTGTCTGAAGAAGACATTGCCAGCTTACGGAATCTTCTTTCCAATCATTAA
- the uvrB gene encoding excinuclease ABC subunit UvrB, whose product MDHFELVSEYKPTGDQPEAIKELVEGFKEGNQCQTLLGVTGSGKTFTMANVIQQLNKPTLIIAHNKTLAAQLYGEFKEFFPNNAVEYFVSYYDYYQPEAYVPSTDTYIAKDSAINEEIDKLRLSATAALSERKDVIIVSSVSCIYGIGSPKDYQNMMISLRPGMEKDRDEVLRSLIDMQYDRNDMDFHRGTFRVRGDVVEIIPAYESDVAIRVEFFGDEIDRITEVDVLTGEIRRELNHIALYPASHYVVPMERILEASKAIEKEMEEQVAYFKSEDKLLEAQRISERTNFDLEMMKETGFCSGIENYSRHLAGLKPGEPPYTLMDYFGDDYLIMIDESHITVPQVRGMYFGDQSRKSTLVDYGFRLPSAKDNRPLNFEEFEERIDQVLFVSATPGQYEKDHELLRAEQIIRPTGLLDPYVEVRPVEGQIDDLVGEVNKEVEKHNKILVTTLTKRMAEELTDYMKDLGIRVKYLHSDIDTLERSEIIRDMRLDVFDVLVGINLLREGLDIPEISLVAILDADKEGFLRSETSLIQTIGRAARNAEGHVIMYADVITDSMRRAIDETLRRRELQEAYNKEHGITPKTIKKAVRDLISISKEVAKTQKKLEKDMESMSRKELEELIGKVQKQMKAAAADLNFEMAAELRDQMIELKKNLEELDK is encoded by the coding sequence ATGGATCATTTTGAATTAGTATCCGAATACAAACCAACCGGCGATCAGCCTGAAGCGATCAAAGAGCTGGTCGAAGGGTTCAAAGAAGGCAACCAGTGCCAGACGCTGCTTGGTGTCACAGGTTCCGGTAAGACATTTACGATGGCAAATGTCATTCAGCAGCTGAATAAACCGACACTGATCATCGCACATAATAAAACATTAGCAGCGCAGTTATATGGAGAGTTTAAGGAGTTTTTCCCGAATAACGCAGTGGAATATTTTGTATCCTACTACGATTACTATCAGCCCGAAGCCTACGTCCCGTCCACGGACACCTACATTGCCAAGGATTCCGCCATCAACGAAGAAATCGATAAGCTCCGTCTTTCCGCCACAGCAGCACTTTCCGAACGAAAAGATGTCATCATCGTATCGAGTGTTTCCTGTATCTATGGAATCGGTAGTCCAAAAGACTATCAGAACATGATGATCTCTCTGCGTCCTGGAATGGAGAAAGACAGGGATGAGGTGCTGCGGAGTCTGATTGATATGCAGTATGACCGAAACGATATGGATTTTCACCGTGGAACCTTCCGGGTGCGAGGGGATGTGGTGGAGATTATTCCGGCATATGAATCGGATGTGGCGATCCGGGTGGAATTCTTCGGAGATGAGATTGACCGGATCACGGAAGTGGATGTGCTGACCGGGGAGATCCGGAGAGAACTGAATCATATCGCCTTATATCCGGCGTCTCATTATGTTGTGCCGATGGAACGTATCCTGGAGGCCTCCAAGGCCATTGAAAAAGAAATGGAAGAACAGGTGGCGTATTTTAAAAGCGAAGACAAACTTCTCGAGGCACAGAGAATCAGCGAACGGACCAATTTTGATCTGGAAATGATGAAAGAGACAGGTTTTTGTTCCGGTATCGAGAACTATTCCCGGCATCTGGCAGGACTGAAACCGGGAGAGCCGCCGTATACACTGATGGATTACTTCGGGGATGATTATCTGATCATGATCGATGAGTCCCATATTACAGTGCCACAGGTGCGAGGGATGTATTTTGGTGACCAGTCGAGAAAATCGACGCTGGTGGATTATGGATTCCGTCTTCCGTCGGCAAAAGATAACCGCCCGTTGAACTTTGAAGAATTTGAGGAGAGGATTGATCAGGTGCTTTTCGTGTCGGCAACGCCGGGACAGTATGAAAAAGATCACGAACTTCTTCGGGCAGAGCAGATCATCCGTCCGACCGGACTTCTGGATCCTTATGTGGAAGTGCGTCCGGTGGAGGGACAGATTGACGATCTGGTAGGGGAAGTCAACAAAGAGGTGGAAAAACACAATAAGATCCTGGTGACAACGCTTACCAAACGAATGGCAGAGGAACTGACCGATTATATGAAAGATTTGGGTATCCGTGTCAAATACCTGCATTCCGATATTGATACGCTGGAACGTTCGGAGATCATCCGTGATATGCGTCTGGATGTCTTCGATGTATTGGTCGGCATCAACCTGCTTCGAGAAGGGCTGGATATCCCGGAGATCTCATTGGTAGCAATCCTGGATGCGGATAAAGAAGGATTCCTGCGATCGGAAACTTCTCTGATCCAGACGATCGGTCGCGCAGCCAGAAATGCAGAGGGACATGTCATCATGTATGCCGATGTGATCACCGATTCCATGCGCCGTGCGATCGATGAGACGCTTCGGAGAAGAGAGCTACAGGAAGCATATAATAAGGAACACGGAATTACACCGAAGACGATCAAAAAGGCAGTCCGGGATCTGATCAGCATATCCAAAGAAGTGGCAAAGACGCAGAAGAAGCTGGAAAAAGATATGGAATCCATGAGCCGCAAGGAACTCGAAGAACTGATCGGAAAAGTACAAAAACAGATGAAAGCGGCAGCAGCCGACCTGAACTTCGAGATGGCAGCCGAGCTGCGTGACCAGATGATTGAACTGAAGAAGAATCTGGAAGAACTGGACAAGTAA
- the hrcA gene encoding heat-inducible transcriptional repressor HrcA: protein MQDLDERKRKILKAIIQTYLETGEPVGSRTISKYTDLNLSSATIRNEMSDLEDLGYIVQPHTSAGRIPSDLGYRLYVDELMKEKDQEVSEMKEIMIEKTDRMERVLKQVVKVLASNTNYATLITGPTYHHNKVKFIQLSKLNEEQLLAVIVVEGNLVKNQIVNLDETIDDEQILKLNLLLNTQLNGLTIEEISLGMITKLKEQAGVHSGVVSTVLDAVADAIAVDDEEVPIYTSGATNIFKYPELADSSKASELISAFEDKQELVEMIKDTVSDSGENTGIQVYIGNESPIQTMKDCSVVTASYDLGEGMKGTIGIIGPKRMDYENVVDNLKTLKVQLDNIFKKP, encoded by the coding sequence ATGCAGGATTTGGATGAAAGAAAACGCAAGATTTTAAAAGCGATTATCCAGACCTATCTGGAAACTGGTGAGCCGGTTGGTTCGAGAACCATTTCCAAATACACAGATTTGAATCTGAGTTCTGCCACCATTCGAAATGAGATGTCGGATCTGGAAGATCTGGGATACATCGTACAGCCTCACACCTCAGCGGGCAGGATTCCATCGGATCTCGGTTATCGGTTATATGTCGATGAACTGATGAAAGAAAAAGATCAGGAAGTTTCCGAGATGAAGGAAATCATGATCGAGAAGACAGACCGGATGGAACGGGTGCTCAAACAGGTGGTCAAGGTGCTTGCATCCAATACGAATTATGCGACGCTCATTACCGGTCCTACCTATCATCACAACAAAGTAAAGTTCATTCAGTTATCCAAGCTGAACGAAGAACAGCTTCTGGCGGTGATCGTTGTGGAAGGCAACCTGGTAAAGAACCAGATCGTGAATCTGGATGAGACGATCGATGATGAACAGATCCTGAAACTGAACCTGTTATTGAACACACAGCTGAATGGCCTGACGATCGAAGAGATCAGTCTTGGCATGATCACGAAGCTGAAAGAACAGGCAGGTGTCCACAGCGGCGTGGTAAGTACCGTATTAGATGCGGTGGCAGATGCCATTGCAGTGGACGATGAGGAAGTTCCGATATATACAAGCGGAGCGACCAACATCTTCAAGTATCCGGAACTGGCAGACAGCAGTAAAGCCAGCGAGCTGATATCCGCATTTGAGGATAAGCAGGAACTGGTTGAGATGATTAAAGATACCGTTTCTGATTCCGGAGAGAATACAGGAATTCAGGTATATATAGGAAATGAAAGCCCGATACAGACCATGAAAGACTGCAGCGTAGTTACCGCATCGTATGATCTGGGAGAGGGAATGAAAGGAACGATAGGAATTATCGGACCGAAGCGAATGGATTATGAAAATGTAGTAGATAATCTGAAAACATTGAAAGTCCAGTTGGACAACATATTCAAAAAGCCGTAG
- the grpE gene encoding nucleotide exchange factor GrpE — protein MTEENKTTAEETAEEVKETEAAEDEVTEATPETQAGSEEVEETKEKKLFGKKKKDKKDEKDEKIEELTDRVKRQMAEFENFRKRTEKEKAGMYAVGAKDVIEKILPVVDNFERGLDVAEDKEDPFVQGMEKIYKQFLTALDGMGVKAIEAVGNEFNPDFHNAVMHVEDETVGENIVVEEFQKGYMYKDSVVRHSMVKVAN, from the coding sequence ATGACAGAAGAAAATAAAACGACTGCTGAGGAGACAGCCGAAGAGGTAAAAGAAACCGAGGCAGCTGAAGACGAAGTCACCGAAGCAACTCCTGAAACTCAGGCAGGAAGCGAAGAAGTGGAAGAGACCAAAGAGAAAAAACTTTTTGGAAAAAAGAAAAAAGATAAAAAAGATGAAAAAGATGAAAAAATCGAAGAACTGACCGATCGCGTAAAACGCCAGATGGCCGAGTTCGAAAACTTCAGAAAACGTACCGAAAAAGAAAAAGCAGGTATGTATGCTGTGGGAGCCAAGGATGTGATCGAGAAGATCCTTCCGGTAGTCGATAACTTTGAAAGAGGTCTGGATGTCGCAGAAGACAAAGAAGATCCTTTCGTACAGGGAATGGAAAAAATCTACAAACAGTTCCTCACCGCACTGGATGGCATGGGAGTAAAAGCCATTGAAGCTGTAGGAAATGAATTCAATCCGGATTTTCACAATGCAGTGATGCATGTGGAAGATGAAACAGTCGGAGAGAACATCGTAGTAGAAGAGTTCCAGAAGGGTTACATGTACAAAGACAGTGTAGTCCGCCACAGCATGGTAAAAGTAGCCAACTAA